ATTCCGGATCAAACGGTAACATGGCCTTGGTCTGCTCTGAATCTTGACCTGACATCGTACCTGATGAATTTTGATACAGCCACGTTAACGGTGGATGCTTCCTCAGCAGATACCAATATTGCGACAGTCTCTGCCAATGGTTCACAGATAGCTGTTGCTCCAGTTGCTGAAGGAAATACAACAGTGACGTTAACGGTATATGACCAGAAAGGGCGTAGCGAACAAGCTTTCTTTGGCGTGACTATACAAGGCGAGCCTGCTGGCCCTAACTTGGCCCCTGAGGTAGTAAGTAGCATTTACGAACAAGTTTTGACACCTAATGTAACGAATGAGCGCACGTTTGACCTGAGCCAACTATTCAGTGATCCCGATGGAGATGCGTTGCAATTCACGATAAGCAATAGCTCAAATGAAGCGGTGAATGCAAGCATTAATGGTAACCAGATCATACTAAAACCGGGGACTGGGAATGTAGTTGCTCCTTTAACCATAACAGCGAAGGATGGAAAAGGTGGACAGGTAGATTACACCTTCAACGTTCGGACTGCTTCTCTAGTTAACGGTGGGGTCATGCAGATCAACACGAAGTCCGGTGTCATAGATCCTCTGATTCTTACAGCGTCCAATTGGTTCCCTGGGCAGACGAGTTTTAAAGTATATAGCGGTACGCCAGATTCAACGTTTACAGGACCGGATACGATTAATTCTCCCCAGATCCCTTTGAGTGTATCTCCATTATTATTCTGGATCATAGGGAATGACGGTAGGGCCGTGGTCGTTCAGGTGAACTCGAAAAATCAGGGCACGTCAGAGTTGTTCTTCTCTCAGTATGCAGATGCAGGGAATGGCCGCAGTGTTGTTCAACTTTATTACACAGGTGACGGTGATCCGTCACATAAAGCAACCGGGTATCAATTGGAAGTTCATCAGTGGTTGAAAAAGACATCCACAATGAAAGTGACAACCAAAAACATATTAGATGTTACTTCGGGGTTACCTTATTTAAACATCAATTATACTTTTTACGATTTTTTCGATATAACGCCAGCTTGGTACTACAATGATGAGTTGGAATTGTATAATCCGTATGAGTATAACGTCGTTGCGTTCGTTCTGAGAAAAGATGGACGAATCGTAGATGTCCTAGGTGATCCAACTTCACATGAGCAATTCATGCCTGCTGGCGGGACGTTTATTCGAAAACGGGGGATATATACAGGTTCACAACAGTTCTCATTAACTGGTGAATGGAATGAGTTTCCTAAAGGAACTCTACAGTACGTGGACAAACATACACCGTAGACTTGTATTTGCTACAATGACGTTCAGTCTAACAGATGGTACGTCTCAATAACGAAATAAAAATCCTCCGTGCTCTGAAAGAGAGTATGGGGGATTTTTTCATTTAACAGGATACGGATACATGCAGGATCTAAGAATTTCGTTCTTCTGCGCCACCGTTCGTTCACAAGTGCTGATTCTTCTGCATAAGAACGTTCCAGCTTCGCACGGATAAATTGCTCTGCATGTTCGTTTGGACGAGAGTGAAGTTCTTTGGCGTACTCACCAAATGAGCTGACATCCCGTACCTTTTCCAACACACTGTTCAGTAGCGGACTGCCCGCATAGAGCAAGGAGGCCGTCTCTTCAGATTCAAACTTGAGCAACAGAATAGCCTTCTGGATGGCTTGCATCTCACCTTGAGTTAGGTAAACAGCCTTCGTAGCGTGCTCTCCTGATGCTTCTGATGCCCCTGGTAAAAATGGTTCATGGTCCTGATTCATAGATCATCACTTCCTGAGATGGAATGCAGTTCTCGCTTGGCGAAAGTGCCGAAATGCGGATGAGATTGGAGCGATTCCAACGCAAGGATAGCCCTTGGGATATGTTTGTGAGCAGTCAGAATAGCAAAAGCTGCACCTTGAAGTAAAATGTAGGCATTCCCCTCCAGCACGTCCTGAGCCAACGTAATCTCAGCTTCGGTAGCAGGTAACAAGGCGAGAGTCTGTAAAGCATAATTCTGTACATCCTCATCTTCTTCTGAGTCTCGAACAAGTTGTGCGGCAGCATGACGAATTTCATCCAATAGTGAGGAAGACCCGGCCATGCCCAAAGCACGCCATGCTTCGATGCGGATGAGATCTTCTTCATGTGTATCCATACCGATAGATAGAACTTGATGTGTAAATTGGTTATCGGTTAGTTCGATCAGATCACGAAGTGCCTGGAGTTTCTCTTCACCACTGATTTCGTTAAAATCAGGGTATTCATTGTTGTTATGATTCATATCAGTCATTTGTATCATTCACCTCCTGAAGAATATTAAGATGGGGGCGGAAGAATGATCGGACGAGCTGCCAACGCTTCCTCTACAATCTGTTCAGGCGTCAGGTCTCGATCATCCCAGTAAATCAGGTTACTGATCTCTGCGTGAGGCACCTGCTGCTGTAGCTCCGTCAACATGTCATCCAACTCGGCTTCCGTTCCTTCAGAGTCCATCAGTTTGCGAACCAATTCTACCAAATGTAATCGATTGTCCATATCGATACCTCCTGAATGATTTATAGCATGAACCAACCAGAGCAAGCGTTAAAGAGAGAACGATAAAAAAGCGTTAGAGAGTGTTGAAGAGGCTAACGAGCGCTAACGAATCTGAGACGTCTTATTCAAGGCTGGGGAGCGCCCGCGGAAATCTAAGGAACCTGAGACACACTATATTCGAATAAACAGCCGTTTGCAGCGTTATAGCCTGTGATTTTTGGGAAATAACGTGTCTGAAGTTTCTTACAATTTAGAAAGCGGACTTAAAGGCTGAATAAGACGTCCTGAGTTCTTTAGAAAATCAACGGACCCATTCGACAGGAGTAATCAGCTTGGACTTCAAGACGTTTTAGATGCTGAAGCCCATCATCGTATAGCTTTCCTGAGTTTGAAGACACACCCTAGTCTTGTATTGGGCTTTGCTCCAATTCAATTCGATCCAATCAAATCCAATCCAATCCAATTCAATTCAGTTCAATTCGTTCTAATAAGAGAGGACAGAAGGGACCAGAAGAAGCGGAGCGTTCGCCTGCAAGCTTTCTGCAAGAAAGCTACATCAGAAGCATACGCTATCCCCGAATTTCCCCATTATAAAAGGAATCAAATAAATCTGGGGATAACAGCGATCGGAAGGTTGTTCTGTCATCAGAGTGTGCAGTGTAACTATTTTCTAGTTCAATTTATCTAGCATCACTCCATACGTATAGCCAGATTACCAAACTGCGCGCCTTTTTCCATGCGTTCGAATGCCTTCGCTACATCCTGCAACGGATATACGCTATCGATTACAGGATGTATATCATGCTGCTCCACCCATCGCAGCATCTGGATAAACTCCTCACGGCTGCCCATAGAGGTGCCGATTAGACTGATCTGCGGGAAGAAGATAGAGCGAATTGGTAGGGTCACATCATCCCCCGAGCTTGCACCATACATCACGATACGTGCACCTGGTCTGATTATATCAAAATATTTCGGGAACATGGCTTGTCCGATGCTATCCAAGATGATGTCCACAGGTTCCAGATCGTTCTGCAAATTCCAATCGGCATGACTATCCAGTGCATGGGTAGCACCCAAGCGCAGTGCCTCATTTCTTTTGGCTTCACTTCTGGAGGTGACAGTCACCTTAGCACCAGCCGCTACTGCCATGAGCAGGGCATAAGTCGCTACACCACCGCCAATACCGGGAATGAGGACATGTTCACCTTGCTTTAATACGCCGCGAGTAAACAAGGCGCGATAGGCCGTCAGCGCTGAAAGGGGAAGCACACCTGCTTCCTCCCAGGATAGGTGGGCTGGCTTAGGCAGGGCATTTTCAGCAGGCAACGTAATATATTGAGCCAGCGTTCCATCCGTAGGACCACCAACAATATCGGGCACGATCGGTACGTTATTCGCAACTTCCCAACCGAGCGTAGGATGGATAATGACTTCATCCCCTATCTCGAGTCCACTTACACCTTCGCCAATCTCTACGATAATACCTGCCCCATCGGAACCAGGAATGAGCGGGGTGTCCTGGGTTCCGCGTCCTGCCATGATAAATAGATCCCGATGGTTGATACCAGCGGATTTTAATTGAATCTGCACTTCCCCGGCTTCTGGTGCCCGAGAGATTGACTCTGTATATTGAAGACCAGCAAGGCCGCTCTGGCCCGAATGGATCATAGCTTTCATATTTAATATTCCTCCTGTCTATTTAGCCAGATTTCACTACTGAGCCTCATTGTACAGATAGGGCAGATTCACGTAAAATGAACAAAAATGATTGTCAGTATCATTGAAAATAATAGATAAGCACTTTGCATGAATTAGATGATGAAGAATTCTGATATAACGACGAGCAGGTGATCAGGGTATGGATGCAGGTGATTTGAAAATATTTCAGGCGGTTGCCCGCGAAGGTAGTATCAGTAAAGCTGCACTCGCACTCAATTATGTACAATCTAATGTGACCACACGAATCAAACAGTTGGAGACACAGCTACAAGTACCGCTGTTTCATCGTTCCAATCGGGGGATGTCTCTTACACCAGCGGGAGAGAATCTACTTGTGTATGCGGATCGAATTTTGCAATTATTATATGAAGCAGAGCAGGCCACACAAGTGGGGAATCCGCCTTCCGGCATGCTTCGTCTGGGTGCCATTGAGACAGCAGCTTCCACTTTCCTCACGCCGCTCCTGGCTGAATACAGTTCATGTTACCCGGAGGTACAACACTCGCTTGTCACGGGTGGGACCCATGAACTGAATCAGAAGGTAATCCAACATGAATTGCATGGGGCGTTAATATATGGCCCAATCGATCATCCTGATCTGAACTATATGAAGATGTATGACGAGGAAATGGTGTTGATCGCCGAACCTGGAGTGCATGAGATACACGAGTTATTGTCCAGGCCGATGTTGTTTTTTGAGATCGGATGCACACATCGCACTCAGGCGGAATCCTTTTTGAAAGATCAGGGTATCCACTCACTGAGCATTATGGAATATGGAACACTGGACACGATTCTGAATGGGGTATCTGCTGGGCTCGGTGTATCATTGTTGCCGCGGTCTTCAGTTACCAAAGCAGAATTAAGGGGCGAGATCACGGTGATGTCTTTGCCAGATCCCTATTCCCGGTTGGAAGTAGGATTTGTGTATTCCCGTGGTGAACATATATCAAGTGCGCTAAGCGCTCTGGTACAGATCATTACAGAACCCGAACTATAGAGGTTGTTGAAAAAGTAAGCTTTTGAACAAGCATTATTAAAGGAGTGAATGGCGTTGGAGGATACTACGTTAACATTGGCGGATGCATTTAATCAGGTAGATTTTATTGTGGGCGGTCATGGCAGTCGCCAAGTGAAGGTGCTTCAGAACGTACTGGAGCAGATCGATGGGGAGACCTTCA
The window above is part of the Paenibacillus sp. 1781tsa1 genome. Proteins encoded here:
- a CDS encoding zinc-binding dehydrogenase → MKAMIHSGQSGLAGLQYTESISRAPEAGEVQIQLKSAGINHRDLFIMAGRGTQDTPLIPGSDGAGIIVEIGEGVSGLEIGDEVIIHPTLGWEVANNVPIVPDIVGGPTDGTLAQYITLPAENALPKPAHLSWEEAGVLPLSALTAYRALFTRGVLKQGEHVLIPGIGGGVATYALLMAVAAGAKVTVTSRSEAKRNEALRLGATHALDSHADWNLQNDLEPVDIILDSIGQAMFPKYFDIIRPGARIVMYGASSGDDVTLPIRSIFFPQISLIGTSMGSREEFIQMLRWVEQHDIHPVIDSVYPLQDVAKAFERMEKGAQFGNLAIRME
- a CDS encoding LysR family transcriptional regulator, with protein sequence MDAGDLKIFQAVAREGSISKAALALNYVQSNVTTRIKQLETQLQVPLFHRSNRGMSLTPAGENLLVYADRILQLLYEAEQATQVGNPPSGMLRLGAIETAASTFLTPLLAEYSSCYPEVQHSLVTGGTHELNQKVIQHELHGALIYGPIDHPDLNYMKMYDEEMVLIAEPGVHEIHELLSRPMLFFEIGCTHRTQAESFLKDQGIHSLSIMEYGTLDTILNGVSAGLGVSLLPRSSVTKAELRGEITVMSLPDPYSRLEVGFVYSRGEHISSALSALVQIITEPEL